One genomic region from Magallana gigas chromosome 3, xbMagGiga1.1, whole genome shotgun sequence encodes:
- the LOC105345374 gene encoding serine dehydratase-like encodes MDAQAPDQNGSHQKPLHIKTPAILSTPLSKCAGLQVYLKLENLQVPGSFKIRGIGNLCQKAVSKGCKRVVCASGGNGGLAAAYASRLLNLPATIVLPTTTPDFVAEKLRDQEATVEVHGSVWDESNQYAMTLAKDPDCLYVHPFDHPDVWEGHESLIVEVKQQLPCPPDVVVASVGGGGLLCGVIQGMQRVGWGHIPVVAMETEGADCLNVSLRENKVATIPAITSSAKSLGALTPCTQVFELCKKYKVISKLCTDKQAVDACLKYADDHRQLVEPACGASLAAVYSGILNDLQSQGQLSEIKSALIVVCGGSTVTLDALSKWKKDFEL; translated from the exons ATGGATGCTCAAGCCCCTGATCAAAATGGCTCACATCAAAAGCCTCTTCACATAAAAACTCCAGCTATCTTGAGCACACCTCTGTCCAAATGCGCTGGATTACAAGTTTACCTCAAACTAGAAAATCTGCAAGTTCCAGGGAGCTTCAAGATTAGGGGAATCGGAAACTTATGTCAAAAG GCTGTATCCAAAGGCTGTAAGAGGGTGGTATGTGCCTCAGGTGGAAACGGAGGTTTAGCAGCTGCCTATGCTTCTCGACTTCTCAATCTCCCAGCAACCATTGTTCTCCCAACAACTACACCAGATTTTGTGGCAGAAAAACTGAGAGACCAG GAAGCAACCGTGGAAGTCCATGGCAGTGTTTGGGATGAATCAAATCAATATGCTATGACTCTTGCCAAAGATCCAG ACTGTCTGTATGTTCATCCTTTTGATCATCCAGATGTATG GGAGGGACATGAATCCTTGATAGTGGAGGTCAAGCAGCAGCTGCCCTGCCCACCTGATGTTGTGGTGGCTTCAGTAGGTGGTGGGGGACTTTTATGTGGGGTCATACAAGGGATGCAGAGAGTTGGATGGGGCCACATCCCTGTGGTGGCAATGGAGACTGAAGGAGCAGACTGTCTGAATGTGTCACTGAGAGAAAACAAGGTGGCCACCATTCCAGCAATTACAAG TTCTGCAAAAAGCCTTGGTGCTCTTACTCCATGCACACAAGTGTTTGAATTATGCAAGAAGTATAAAGTTATATCAAAGCTTTGTACAGACAAACAAGCAGTTGATGCTTGTCTGAAATATGCAG ATGACCATCGACAGTTGGTGGAACCCGCATGTGGTGCCAGTTTGGCCGCTGTCTATAGTGGCATCCTCAATGACCTTCAATCTCAAGGTCAACTTAGTGAAATAAAGTCTGCACTAATTGTCGTCTGTGGTGGTAGTACAGTGACTCTTGATGCTCTCAGTAAATGGAAGAAAGATTTTGAATTATAA
- the LOC105345372 gene encoding protein unc-93 homolog A, with protein sequence MATGMSNMEVCREKLLMASLKAPSQQHINANLLVSLPDFDKSRRRSTIHSYTLSNYHSLPHDPETLRTVREMSHGKALKNVIVLGIAFMFIFTAFVSLQGLQSSLHIESGVGVFSLSSIYVGTIISCFFAPWIIQRFTTKWTMVITFVFFTGYFAGNFHPEHYMLIPLGALLGLLAGPLFSAQATSITTIALAYAEHSHISDQDHVINKFMGIFCGLYRTSNIWGNLITTLVINKNTTGAGEYQLNHSNISCGSRYCLKNNSSNEDLSQDLITTIDNSTKVMLLSIYMGCGVMGIVTLISLFDQHKRRRKNHHYNDDELTSSEIFLSTLKMFKDSKCQLLILIVVFVGLEQGFMFSDFTQAYIACTLGVSQIGPIMMCFGAVSSISCILIGIVASRHIKRFAFIVAGATFNVGLLIVLWLWKPTLDDVPNFFVVAGCLGLCDAIWQTQTYTLFGVLFIDKQEAAFSCYRMLYATGCAIAFGYSYFLCVQTKVIVLAGVLILALFLYCVIEMKVQLQSQHIRDIVAL encoded by the exons ATGGCGACGGGGATGTCCAACATGGAAGTATGCCGGGAGAAGCTGTTAATGGCGTCCCTGAAGGCGCCGTCCCAGCAGCACATCAATGCCAACCTCCTGGTTTCCCTACCCGACTTCGACAAAAGTCGACGAAGAAGTACTATACATTCCTACACCCTTTCCAATTATCATAGCCTTCCTCATGATCCCGAAACTCTCCGAACAGTGCGCGAAATGAGTCATGGAAAAGCACTGAAGAACGTTATAGTCCTCGGGATCGcctttatgtttatttttacgGCATTTGTTTCATTGCAAGGACTCCAAAGCTCCCTTCATATTGAAAGCGGTGTCGGGGTGTTTTCTCTCTCTAGTATCTACGTAGGAACTATCATTTCCTGTTTCTTCGCCCCATGGATTATCCAACGCTTTACTACAAAATGGACGATGGTGATAACCTTTGTATTTTTCACGGGGTATTTCGCCGGAAACTTTCATCCCGAACATTACATGCTCATCCCACTGGGCGCTCTGTTAGGCCTGCTGGCAGGCCCTCTGTTTAGCGCCCAAGCGACATCAATAACAACCATAGCTTTAGCATATGCGGAACATTCTCACATCTCGGACCAAGACCATGTCATTAATAAGTTCATGGGTATTTTCTGTGGACTGTATCGAACCAGCAACATCTGGGGAAACCTTATCACAACACTCGTGATTAATAAGAACACCACTGGAGCTGGAGAGTATCAACTGAACCATTCGAACATCTCTTGTGGGTCGCGATATTGTCTGAAAAATAATAGCTCAAACGAGGACCTGTCTCAGGATCTGATAACAACGATAGACAACAGCACAAAAGTGATGCTGCTCAGTATCTACATGGGCTGCGGGGTGATGGGGATAGTCACACTCATCTCTCTGTTCGACCAGCACAAGCGAAGGCGGAAAAACCACCATTACAATGACGACGAACTGACGtcatcagaaatatttttatccacattaaaGATGTTCAAGGATTCCAAATGTCAGCTTCTGATCCTTATTGTGGTGTTCGTGGGGCTTGAACAGGGGTTCATGTTCAGCGATTTTACTCAG GCTTACATAGCTTGTACCCTGGGTGTGTCTCAGATAGGCCCAATCATGATGTGTTTTGGGGCCGTGAGTTCCATTAGCTGCATTCTGATCGGGATCGTTGCCAGCCGCCATATCAAACGTTTCGCATTCATCGTGGCCGGGGCCACATTCAACGTCGGTCTCCTGATTGTTCTGTGGCTGTGGAAACCCACACTGGACGACGTCCCCAACTTCTTCGTCGTGGCGGGCTGTCTGGGTCTCTGTGACGCCATTTGGCAAACACAGACGTACA CTCTCTTTGGGGTTCTGTTCATTGACAAACAGGAAGCTGCCTTTTCCTGCTACCGGATGCTGTACGCCACCGGATGTGCAATAGCTTTTGGATACAGCTATTTCTTGTGCGTTCAAACTAAGGTCATTGTGTTGGCCGGAGTGCTGATACTGGCTCTGTTTCTGTACTGTGTGATAGAGATGAAGGTTCAACTGCAGAGTCAACATATCAGGGATATCGTTGCTCTGTAA